The Nitrospira sp. genome window below encodes:
- a CDS encoding MOSC domain-containing protein, which translates to MKDTISATVISLQIGLPKTVGSNQSPDPMDQAWTTGFFKEPTSGLIWLGRTNLQGDGQADLENHGGPEKAVNVYPFEHYPYWSQTLMLPKLPLGAFGENFTTQGLVESNLCIGDVLAVGESLVQVSQPRQPCWKLARRWRVSDLALRVQETGRTGWYFRVVKEGHVQAGNRLILLERHHPNWTVSAANEVMHHLIDDRKAAQELADCAYLSTRWREKLKRRAVNGIPENIAARLDGPTKVFD; encoded by the coding sequence TTGAAAGACACCATAAGCGCAACTGTCATTTCTCTACAAATCGGGTTACCGAAAACGGTTGGGAGCAACCAGTCGCCTGACCCAATGGATCAGGCTTGGACAACCGGCTTTTTTAAGGAGCCGACGTCCGGGCTAATTTGGTTGGGACGGACCAATCTCCAAGGTGATGGGCAAGCAGATCTTGAGAATCACGGTGGCCCAGAAAAGGCAGTCAATGTCTACCCTTTTGAGCACTATCCCTATTGGTCGCAAACCTTAATGTTGCCCAAGCTTCCACTTGGGGCCTTCGGGGAGAACTTTACAACTCAGGGTCTGGTAGAAAGTAATCTTTGTATCGGGGATGTATTGGCGGTTGGCGAGTCATTGGTTCAAGTGTCTCAACCAAGACAACCATGTTGGAAACTCGCTCGCCGCTGGCGTGTCAGCGATCTGGCACTTCGTGTTCAAGAAACCGGTCGAACCGGTTGGTATTTCCGTGTCGTCAAAGAAGGTCATGTCCAGGCTGGAAACAGACTCATCCTTCTTGAACGCCATCACCCAAACTGGACGGTATCCGCCGCGAACGAGGTGATGCATCATCTGATCGATGATCGGAAGGCTGCTCAGGAGCTCGCCGACTGCGCCTACCTCTCAACAAGATGGCGTGAAAAACTCAAACGGCGTGCAGTCAACGGGATACCAGAGAACATTGCAGCACGGCTGGATGGGCCCACGAAGGTATTCGACTAG
- a CDS encoding multiheme c-type cytochrome: MRVKHLVKYALAVCGVLVAAQAQANFPTVPKETYEALKIDRSASPKELYEALLKRYMDPAQNGQGKGKYGDYWQPVSFSKYFDPHTFYKPPQAVKEVASREQCVKCHTDESPGWVAAWKKSTHANLDKIRKLTPKDETYYKKAKLEGIEENLRSMGKLGKGEHLKEVGCIDCHFDINAKNKADHRKDIRLATADTCGTCHLQEFAERESERDTITWPKDQWPKGRPSHALDYRANVEVEVYAGMPQREIADGCTGCHVNQNKCDTCHARHEFSVAESRKPEVCAQCHSGADHNNWEAYNFSKHGLKYQRDKAHWNFNIPIKEAMAKGAETAPTCQYCHMEYQGKIAHNVVRKVRWANYPFVPGIRENIKTDWAEKRNDAWVKTCTNCHSETYARAWMEFMDNGTFSGLDKYDEAHHVVEEQYKAGLLTGQKTNRPAPPAPETDGFEKFFQIYWSKGNNPAANELRLFEMAEDHLVQLHVSLAHQYWGYTYTVGWAAMNRAYVEIMDDDTRLKEKLDLQARVAKLEGHMKQGMLDLDSETGKISLGGIGGGMMLAGTIAIAGWRRRERKDR, encoded by the coding sequence GTGAGAGTCAAACACTTGGTGAAGTATGCCCTGGCAGTCTGTGGCGTGTTAGTTGCCGCACAGGCTCAGGCGAATTTCCCCACCGTTCCAAAGGAAACCTACGAGGCCCTGAAGATCGATCGATCAGCCTCGCCTAAGGAACTGTATGAGGCGTTACTCAAGCGGTACATGGACCCTGCTCAAAATGGGCAAGGTAAGGGGAAGTACGGTGACTATTGGCAGCCGGTATCGTTTAGTAAGTATTTTGATCCTCACACCTTCTATAAGCCCCCACAAGCGGTAAAGGAGGTGGCGAGCCGTGAGCAATGCGTCAAGTGTCACACAGATGAATCACCGGGTTGGGTGGCGGCGTGGAAGAAGAGTACCCACGCGAACTTGGATAAGATCCGCAAGCTGACCCCAAAGGACGAAACCTACTACAAGAAAGCCAAGCTCGAAGGTATCGAAGAGAATCTTCGTTCAATGGGCAAGTTAGGCAAGGGCGAACATCTGAAGGAGGTCGGTTGTATCGACTGTCACTTTGACATCAATGCGAAGAACAAGGCCGATCACCGTAAGGACATCAGATTGGCCACTGCCGACACCTGCGGAACCTGCCACTTGCAAGAGTTTGCAGAGAGAGAATCGGAACGAGATACGATCACCTGGCCAAAAGATCAGTGGCCAAAGGGTCGCCCGTCACATGCCTTGGACTACAGGGCCAACGTGGAAGTCGAAGTGTATGCGGGTATGCCGCAACGTGAAATCGCCGACGGTTGCACGGGCTGTCACGTCAATCAGAACAAGTGCGATACCTGCCACGCTCGGCACGAATTCTCCGTGGCCGAATCCCGCAAGCCAGAAGTCTGCGCTCAATGCCACAGCGGAGCCGATCATAACAACTGGGAAGCCTACAATTTTTCCAAGCATGGGTTGAAGTATCAGAGAGATAAGGCTCATTGGAACTTCAATATTCCAATTAAAGAGGCTATGGCCAAAGGAGCCGAAACGGCACCAACGTGCCAATACTGTCATATGGAGTATCAAGGGAAAATCGCCCACAATGTCGTGCGTAAGGTTCGTTGGGCCAACTATCCATTCGTGCCTGGGATCCGTGAAAATATTAAAACGGACTGGGCCGAAAAGCGAAACGATGCGTGGGTGAAGACTTGCACCAACTGCCATTCGGAAACCTATGCCAGGGCCTGGATGGAATTTATGGATAATGGAACCTTCTCAGGGTTGGATAAATATGATGAGGCCCATCATGTTGTGGAAGAGCAATATAAGGCCGGGTTATTGACCGGGCAGAAGACGAACCGACCGGCGCCACCGGCTCCTGAGACGGATGGCTTTGAGAAATTCTTCCAGATTTATTGGTCGAAGGGTAACAACCCAGCTGCCAATGAGTTGAGACTGTTTGAAATGGCGGAAGACCACTTGGTTCAGTTGCACGTCAGCTTGGCCCACCAATACTGGGGCTACACCTATACGGTAGGCTGGGCGGCGATGAACCGTGCGTACGTTGAGATCATGGACGATGACACGAGATTGAAGGAGAAGCTTGATCTCCAAGCTCGAGTTGCAAAGCTCGAGGGCCATATGAAGCAGGGCATGCTTGACCTCGATAGCGAAACCGGTAAGATTTCCCTCGGTGGTATTGGAGGGGGTATGATGCTTGCCGGGACGATTGCAATCGCAGGATGGCGGAGGCGTGAGAGGAAGGATCGTTGA
- a CDS encoding cytochrome c-type biogenesis protein CcmH yields the protein MLIVLLLSAQVWAGEARPLADDPVAEARLKHLAVELRCLVCQNQTLADSNAPLAEDLRREVREMIAKDMSDKEIIDFLVARYGDFVLYRPPLKATTTLLWVGPFVLLMIGATALVITLRRRAHKVVDVPVTDEEHRRVEQLLAEGSKRS from the coding sequence ATGCTCATAGTGCTGCTCCTGTCCGCACAAGTGTGGGCAGGGGAAGCCAGGCCGTTGGCCGATGATCCTGTCGCCGAGGCGCGCCTCAAGCACCTCGCGGTCGAGCTACGATGTCTGGTCTGTCAGAATCAAACGTTGGCTGATTCCAACGCTCCGCTGGCGGAGGACTTGCGGCGAGAAGTTCGGGAAATGATCGCCAAGGATATGAGCGACAAGGAGATCATCGACTTTCTCGTGGCGCGCTACGGCGACTTTGTGCTGTATCGTCCGCCCCTCAAGGCAACGACTACGCTACTGTGGGTTGGCCCGTTTGTCCTCTTAATGATCGGAGCCACCGCGCTGGTCATCACGTTGCGGCGTCGGGCGCACAAAGTCGTCGATGTGCCGGTGACGGATGAAGAGCATCGACGGGTCGAACAGCTATTGGCGGAAGGAAGTAAGCGATCATGA
- the ccmI gene encoding c-type cytochrome biogenesis protein CcmI, giving the protein MTVTFWAIASAMTVVILGLLLRPLLKHSTQAANERGKTLPVYRQQFSELEQDRAARLLTDEQYQTARSELERRVLEETGSAEASIAPAGGSVNLRVVALSLAMIIPTASGVLYWTLGNPAAMTHPAVSAASAQGGSGDESQMADSLNTLIEQLRKKLEENPNDAVGWGLLARSYMAMERYADAVPIFEKATKLNPNNASLLADYADALGVHQGRKLDGKPEMLIQKALKLDPHNVKALMLSGTIAYNRKDFARAAKEWEEAHTYLPSDDQESSDQLKASIAEAKRRLGGGPSANMLVANPPMEQTNPAKPATQSGRSRAITGKVVLGPNMANKASLPDTLFVFAKDVAGPPMPVAIVRASKKDLPFSFRLDDSTSPMPSRKLSDIDTVVIVARLSKSGKAMAESGDLEGMSQPIKPGTENITVVIDRERP; this is encoded by the coding sequence ATGACTGTGACATTTTGGGCGATTGCGTCGGCCATGACTGTAGTCATCCTTGGACTCTTGCTGAGGCCGTTGTTAAAACATTCCACACAGGCGGCAAACGAGCGGGGGAAAACTCTGCCGGTCTATCGACAGCAATTCTCTGAGCTGGAACAAGATCGTGCCGCCCGTTTGTTGACCGATGAACAGTACCAGACGGCGCGAAGTGAGCTGGAGCGTCGTGTGTTGGAGGAAACGGGTTCGGCAGAAGCATCTATCGCTCCTGCAGGAGGGTCAGTGAATCTTCGGGTCGTTGCCCTCTCTCTGGCCATGATCATTCCGACCGCCAGTGGGGTGCTCTACTGGACATTGGGAAATCCTGCCGCAATGACACACCCTGCTGTGTCTGCGGCATCCGCTCAAGGTGGCTCAGGGGATGAATCACAGATGGCGGATAGCCTGAATACCTTGATCGAACAGTTGAGGAAGAAGCTGGAGGAGAATCCCAACGATGCAGTCGGCTGGGGGCTTTTGGCGCGATCTTACATGGCCATGGAGCGGTATGCCGACGCGGTGCCGATTTTCGAGAAGGCCACCAAGCTCAATCCAAACAATGCGAGCCTCCTGGCCGACTATGCGGATGCTCTTGGTGTGCATCAGGGGCGCAAGTTGGATGGGAAGCCGGAGATGCTGATTCAAAAGGCGTTGAAGCTCGACCCGCACAACGTGAAGGCGCTCATGTTGTCAGGGACGATCGCGTACAACCGAAAAGATTTTGCGCGTGCCGCCAAGGAGTGGGAAGAGGCGCACACCTACCTTCCTTCCGATGATCAGGAATCATCCGACCAGCTGAAGGCCAGCATTGCCGAGGCCAAACGGCGACTCGGTGGTGGTCCCAGTGCGAATATGTTGGTTGCGAATCCACCGATGGAACAGACCAATCCCGCCAAGCCGGCGACTCAATCCGGACGATCGCGGGCGATAACGGGTAAAGTCGTGTTAGGGCCGAATATGGCGAACAAAGCTTCTCTTCCGGATACCCTTTTTGTGTTTGCCAAGGACGTCGCCGGTCCTCCGATGCCGGTGGCAATCGTGCGCGCGTCGAAGAAAGATTTACCCTTCTCCTTCCGGCTGGATGACTCGACCAGTCCCATGCCATCAAGAAAGCTTTCCGACATTGACACGGTCGTCATCGTGGCGCGCCTATCGAAATCCGGAAAAGCGATGGCTGAAAGTGGAGATTTGGAGGGGATGAGTCAGCCGATAAAGCCGGGAACTGAAAATATCACCGTTGTCATCGATCGGGAACGACCGTAA
- the haoB gene encoding hydroxylamine oxidation protein HaoB translates to MSKILPSLGILLVTGGLFLSGWFVYLWLTPLPAPYAYQLVDEGMATKFNNLPLQDWPDLKISKYELRVPSIEKPIAIAYLASRDGEQPVLLNWENLVSEPIGVMTTDLSELAAIAGDVTKHVPNGAVVLAWWDTSRQLGLLSGRETLFTSHLGEPVITPTYWKQRSDSIRVYENQFWGNSGSGDEQRRFQIFADALSSEATKGVAMLRELVGSREAYIVVHPADLYKLGLMRPDKLDMAFKDFPLTGNVHGLVGQVKAWMKENGYDTYTLQSVSEKVVRAYFLKQSIKEKTLLAQMLPLMNSTPIDFEALQLVHKQGGYWIYRIPSV, encoded by the coding sequence GTGTCTAAAATCCTCCCGTCACTAGGAATCCTCCTGGTGACGGGAGGTCTTTTTCTGAGTGGGTGGTTTGTCTATCTTTGGCTCACGCCTTTACCGGCGCCCTACGCCTACCAACTTGTCGATGAGGGTATGGCCACCAAGTTCAATAACCTTCCCTTGCAGGACTGGCCTGATCTGAAGATCAGCAAATACGAACTTCGTGTTCCCTCCATTGAGAAGCCCATCGCTATAGCCTATCTTGCAAGCAGAGATGGGGAACAGCCTGTTCTCTTAAATTGGGAAAATCTGGTTTCCGAACCCATCGGTGTCATGACCACGGATCTCTCAGAACTTGCTGCGATTGCCGGAGATGTTACGAAACATGTGCCGAATGGGGCAGTCGTTCTAGCATGGTGGGATACCTCTCGCCAGTTGGGCTTGCTGTCGGGACGTGAGACCCTTTTCACGTCGCATCTTGGAGAACCAGTGATTACACCCACCTACTGGAAACAACGGTCGGATTCTATCCGGGTGTACGAGAATCAGTTTTGGGGTAATTCGGGTTCGGGAGATGAGCAGCGAAGGTTTCAAATTTTTGCCGATGCGCTTTCCTCCGAGGCGACAAAGGGCGTCGCCATGCTTCGTGAACTGGTAGGTTCACGCGAAGCATATATCGTCGTGCATCCTGCGGATCTCTATAAGCTTGGTCTCATGCGCCCGGACAAGCTTGATATGGCTTTTAAGGATTTCCCTTTGACGGGGAACGTGCATGGGCTTGTCGGCCAGGTTAAAGCATGGATGAAAGAGAATGGGTATGATACATACACGCTCCAGTCGGTCTCGGAGAAGGTCGTGCGGGCTTATTTTCTTAAGCAGAGTATCAAGGAGAAAACTTTGCTGGCTCAGATGCTGCCACTGATGAATTCAACCCCGATAGACTTTGAGGCGTTGCAACTTGTTCATAAGCAGGGCGGATACTGGATTTATAGGATTCCTTCGGTCTAA
- a CDS encoding cytochrome c family protein, with translation MNHRIAYTFVAATVFLAVAGTAWAEGTFEGRKKCYNCHKGEGESWEKTLHGKAMESLKPSRGKKKDEAMVKAKLDPKKDYTKDKDCVGCHVDGFGKEGGYVIEEPEKFLTGVGCESCHGAGSDYRKIHRKAGEAFEKSQKTMERAQLVEAGQDFEFEEKCNACHLNYEGSPWKGAKKPYTPFTPKVDKKYSFDFEKYVRNDKAMHEHFKLAGTFTGPPMPKFHEEFQKNAKPPLKSDKAED, from the coding sequence GTGAATCACCGCATAGCATACACATTCGTCGCTGCGACGGTATTCCTCGCCGTGGCAGGGACGGCTTGGGCGGAAGGAACATTTGAAGGGAGAAAGAAGTGTTACAACTGCCATAAAGGAGAGGGCGAGTCATGGGAGAAGACTCTCCATGGTAAGGCAATGGAATCGCTCAAGCCCAGCAGAGGCAAGAAGAAGGACGAGGCCATGGTCAAGGCCAAGCTGGACCCCAAGAAGGACTATACAAAAGACAAGGATTGCGTCGGATGCCACGTCGATGGGTTTGGTAAGGAAGGCGGGTACGTCATCGAAGAGCCGGAGAAATTCTTAACCGGTGTCGGGTGCGAATCCTGTCACGGAGCTGGGAGCGACTATCGGAAGATTCACCGAAAAGCTGGTGAAGCGTTTGAAAAGTCGCAGAAGACCATGGAGAGGGCCCAACTTGTTGAAGCCGGACAGGATTTTGAGTTTGAAGAAAAGTGCAATGCCTGTCACCTCAATTATGAGGGATCGCCGTGGAAAGGTGCGAAAAAACCTTATACTCCGTTTACTCCTAAAGTCGACAAGAAATACTCATTTGACTTCGAAAAGTATGTGAGGAACGACAAGGCGATGCATGAGCATTTCAAGCTTGCCGGCACATTTACAGGTCCACCCATGCCGAAGTTCCACGAAGAATTCCAGAAGAACGCTAAACCTCCGTTGAAATCCGATAAGGCGGAAGACTAA
- a CDS encoding heme lyase CcmF/NrfE family subunit, whose translation MIPEIGHFALILALCVAVVQGILPIYGAAVGNSALMAVAKPAARGQFLLVLTAFCCLGYAFAEKDFSVLYVAATSNSQLPLHYRLAAIWGAHEGSLLLWTFILTIWMFAVTLFSAHLPDATRSRILGVMGFVSIGFLLFMLTVSNPFERLIPAALDGRDLNPLLQDPGMVIHPPMLYMGYVGFSVAFAFAIAALLGGNLDAAWARWSRPWTTVAWCFLTVGIAMGSGWAYYELGWGGWWFWDPVENASFMPWLAGTALVHSLAVTDKRGGFKVWTVLLAIMAFSLSLLGTFLVRSGVLTSVHAFATDPKRGLFILAFLAVVIGGSLALYAWRAPRVGLGGSFAIVSREGMLLANNVLLVAAMGSVLLGTLYPLFLDALDLGKISVGPPYFDSVFVPLMAPAIFLMGIGPLAQWKKASLPDLAKRLRWAFGVSVLTALALPFVMGTWTPLLSLGLLLAIWIMTTAVVGLRERLTHVGGHSLAERLAAVPRSYWGMLVAHCGIAVFIVGVTMVKGFESEKDVRMNVGETATIGDYTFRFDGAQDVVGPNYTAARGTFQVSRDGRETTVLYPEKRRYSVQNQVMTEAAIDPGLLRDLYVSLGEPLDDGAWSVRLYHKPFVDWIWGGCFIMALGGVLAVSDRRYRIAWRQQEPAVPASTGTARRKVA comes from the coding sequence ATGATTCCTGAGATCGGTCACTTTGCGTTGATTCTTGCACTCTGTGTTGCCGTGGTGCAGGGTATCCTCCCCATCTACGGTGCTGCGGTCGGGAACTCGGCGTTGATGGCCGTAGCCAAACCGGCGGCGCGAGGGCAGTTTCTCTTGGTCTTAACCGCGTTTTGTTGTCTTGGCTATGCCTTTGCGGAAAAAGATTTTTCCGTGCTGTATGTCGCGGCTACGTCGAATTCCCAGCTGCCGCTGCACTATCGACTGGCTGCAATTTGGGGCGCTCACGAAGGATCGCTCCTTCTCTGGACATTCATCCTGACCATTTGGATGTTTGCGGTGACTCTCTTCTCCGCTCATCTCCCCGACGCTACACGTTCCCGCATTCTCGGCGTGATGGGTTTTGTCAGCATCGGATTTCTTCTGTTCATGCTGACGGTGTCGAATCCGTTCGAACGGCTGATTCCTGCCGCTCTCGACGGGCGCGACCTCAATCCGCTCTTGCAGGACCCCGGCATGGTGATCCATCCACCGATGCTCTATATGGGCTATGTCGGGTTTTCAGTGGCCTTCGCCTTTGCCATCGCCGCGTTATTGGGAGGGAACCTTGACGCCGCGTGGGCTCGCTGGTCTCGCCCCTGGACCACTGTCGCCTGGTGCTTTTTGACGGTGGGCATTGCGATGGGAAGCGGCTGGGCCTATTACGAGTTGGGATGGGGTGGGTGGTGGTTCTGGGACCCGGTTGAGAATGCCTCATTCATGCCGTGGTTAGCCGGAACAGCGCTGGTTCATTCATTGGCCGTGACCGACAAGCGGGGCGGGTTCAAGGTGTGGACGGTCTTGCTTGCCATCATGGCGTTTTCGTTAAGCCTCCTTGGGACATTCCTTGTCCGCTCCGGCGTCCTGACATCGGTACATGCCTTTGCCACCGATCCAAAACGTGGTTTGTTCATTCTGGCCTTCTTGGCCGTGGTCATCGGAGGGTCGCTCGCCTTATATGCCTGGCGGGCGCCGCGCGTCGGATTGGGCGGAAGCTTCGCCATAGTTTCACGCGAAGGAATGCTGCTGGCGAACAACGTGTTGCTGGTGGCCGCGATGGGGTCGGTACTATTGGGTACCCTCTATCCCTTATTCTTGGACGCGCTGGATCTCGGGAAGATTTCCGTCGGGCCTCCGTATTTTGACTCTGTCTTCGTTCCATTAATGGCGCCGGCGATCTTTTTGATGGGAATCGGTCCATTGGCCCAATGGAAAAAGGCGAGTCTGCCTGATTTGGCCAAGCGGTTGCGTTGGGCCTTCGGAGTGAGTGTTCTGACGGCTTTGGCCTTGCCGTTTGTCATGGGCACATGGACTCCGTTGCTGAGCCTGGGGCTTCTATTGGCTATCTGGATCATGACAACAGCCGTAGTCGGTCTACGTGAACGACTGACCCATGTTGGCGGCCATAGTCTCGCGGAGCGCTTGGCCGCGGTACCGCGATCTTACTGGGGAATGCTCGTGGCGCACTGCGGCATTGCGGTGTTTATTGTCGGTGTGACGATGGTGAAGGGTTTCGAATCCGAGAAAGATGTACGGATGAACGTGGGCGAGACGGCGACGATCGGCGACTATACCTTCCGATTCGACGGTGCACAGGATGTCGTGGGGCCGAACTATACAGCAGCTCGCGGAACCTTCCAGGTGAGTCGCGATGGTCGCGAAACGACGGTCCTGTATCCGGAGAAACGACGGTATTCCGTGCAGAATCAGGTCATGACCGAAGCAGCGATCGATCCCGGACTATTGCGCGATCTCTATGTGTCGTTGGGCGAACCGCTCGATGACGGAGCTTGGAGCGTGCGACTTTATCACAAGCCGTTTGTGGATTGGATTTGGGGCGGGTGCTTCATCATGGCGTTGGGCGGCGTATTGGCCGTCAGCGATCGCCGGTATCGAATTGCGTGGCGTCAGCAAGAGCCGGCCGTGCCTGCTTCAACAGGAACAGCTAGGCGAAAGGTGGCATGA
- a CDS encoding DsbE family thiol:disulfide interchange protein, whose product MNRFLLPLSIFIVVVVFLGVGLKLNPREIPSPLVGKAAPDFSQPQLYDPATAFSPADLKGKVWLLNFWASWCSGCRTEHPVLMELAKSGEVPIFGMDYKDQRDEALAWLKRWGNPYPVVGVDDAGRVGINYGVYGVPETYVIDKQGVIRYKQIGPLDPDTVAKKILPLVKQLESQ is encoded by the coding sequence ATGAATCGGTTTCTCCTGCCCCTGTCGATTTTTATCGTGGTGGTCGTTTTTCTCGGGGTTGGACTCAAGCTCAACCCTCGGGAAATTCCGTCCCCCTTGGTGGGGAAGGCCGCACCTGATTTTTCCCAGCCGCAGCTCTACGATCCGGCAACAGCGTTTTCGCCGGCTGACCTCAAGGGAAAGGTGTGGTTGCTCAATTTTTGGGCCTCGTGGTGCAGCGGGTGTCGGACGGAACATCCGGTTTTGATGGAGTTGGCCAAATCCGGTGAGGTGCCGATCTTTGGGATGGATTACAAGGATCAACGTGACGAAGCCCTGGCTTGGTTGAAACGCTGGGGCAATCCCTATCCCGTGGTTGGGGTGGATGATGCCGGCCGGGTCGGCATCAATTATGGGGTCTATGGAGTTCCCGAAACCTATGTCATCGACAAGCAGGGTGTGATCCGTTATAAACAGATCGGGCCCTTAGATCCTGACACGGTCGCCAAGAAGATTCTTCCCCTCGTGAAGCAGCTCGAATCACAATGA
- a CDS encoding NapC/NirT family cytochrome c, producing the protein MAKLGTLAAGAVLGIGAIAVVFGGEAAVSRTEFCISCHSEIYPYEELKKSSHWGALGMDPGCKDCHVPQGLSNFHKAIYTHVVDGVPFLIKEFTTDYSTVEKFNEHRPEAAYRARMKLKEWDSLTCRACHKNTKPPGASAKAAHAKMQSEGATCIDCHQNLVHKKVPEHDLNASLAQGRPVIKEVKKKKDDDDEDEKD; encoded by the coding sequence ATGGCAAAGCTAGGGACATTAGCTGCCGGCGCAGTTCTTGGGATTGGAGCCATCGCTGTTGTTTTTGGAGGTGAAGCAGCGGTTTCCAGGACCGAGTTCTGCATAAGTTGTCACTCAGAAATTTACCCCTATGAGGAGCTGAAAAAATCATCACACTGGGGTGCACTTGGTATGGATCCGGGATGTAAGGATTGCCATGTGCCTCAAGGATTGTCAAACTTTCACAAGGCGATCTATACACACGTTGTAGACGGTGTGCCCTTCTTGATCAAGGAGTTCACCACTGACTATTCAACTGTCGAAAAATTCAATGAACACCGTCCAGAAGCTGCTTATCGCGCTCGAATGAAGCTTAAAGAATGGGATAGTCTCACGTGCAGAGCGTGTCACAAGAATACGAAGCCGCCAGGCGCTTCGGCTAAAGCGGCACATGCCAAGATGCAAAGCGAAGGGGCAACGTGTATCGATTGCCACCAGAACCTCGTGCATAAGAAAGTTCCTGAACACGATCTTAACGCGAGCCTTGCACAAGGTCGTCCGGTTATAAAGGAAGTCAAGAAGAAGAAAGACGATGACGACGAAGACGAGAAGGACTAG
- a CDS encoding methane monooxygenase/ammonia monooxygenase subunit B: MNAKHVFKRWVMGLCGVATLAFTPALDITPAYAHGERSQEPFLRMRTVNWYDTQWVGKSTPVNGVTELRGKFHLSEDWPRAVVKPNRTFLNVGSPSSVFVRLSSKINGTPMFVAGPMEIGRDYEYVVVLKARLPGHHHIHPMFAVKDAGPIAGPGGWMDITGRSEDFTNPIKTLTGETFDSETMGTATGIMWHLFWGAVAIFWVGFFMVRPMYLVRARVLAAYGEELLLDPIDRKVGTVVLIFVLVVVTVGYLAADARHPVSVPLQAGEAKIKPLPIKPNPLVVEVTHAEYDVPGRALRMNLHATNNGTQPVTIGEFTTAGIRFTNKFGAAKLDPNYPAELVAQAGLTMDNEAAIQPGQTVDVKVESKDVLWEVQRLVDILHDPDQRFAGLLMSWTDSGDRLINPIWAPVLPVFTRLGT; this comes from the coding sequence ATGAACGCTAAACACGTCTTCAAACGCTGGGTAATGGGTCTCTGCGGAGTGGCGACGCTGGCGTTCACGCCGGCTCTCGATATCACTCCTGCATATGCTCATGGAGAGCGATCGCAGGAGCCGTTCCTGCGGATGCGCACTGTGAATTGGTATGACACTCAATGGGTTGGGAAGTCGACCCCGGTCAATGGCGTGACCGAACTGCGAGGCAAATTTCATTTGTCAGAGGATTGGCCTCGTGCAGTCGTCAAGCCGAACCGGACGTTCCTCAACGTTGGTTCCCCAAGCTCTGTGTTCGTACGTCTTAGCTCCAAGATAAATGGAACGCCCATGTTCGTCGCTGGTCCAATGGAAATTGGCCGGGATTACGAGTATGTGGTTGTCCTGAAGGCACGACTCCCCGGCCATCATCATATCCATCCAATGTTTGCCGTCAAGGACGCAGGTCCGATCGCAGGACCTGGTGGCTGGATGGATATCACGGGTCGGTCTGAAGATTTCACGAACCCGATCAAGACACTGACGGGTGAGACGTTCGACTCGGAAACCATGGGTACTGCCACTGGAATCATGTGGCATCTGTTCTGGGGAGCCGTGGCGATTTTCTGGGTCGGCTTCTTTATGGTCCGGCCGATGTATTTGGTCCGGGCTCGGGTACTGGCCGCCTATGGTGAGGAGCTTCTCCTTGACCCCATCGATCGCAAGGTTGGAACCGTGGTGCTGATCTTCGTGTTGGTCGTCGTAACCGTCGGTTATCTCGCGGCCGATGCACGACACCCGGTCAGCGTACCACTTCAGGCAGGGGAGGCAAAGATCAAGCCGCTACCCATCAAGCCTAACCCGCTGGTGGTTGAGGTCACCCATGCAGAGTACGATGTTCCTGGCCGAGCCTTGCGTATGAATCTCCATGCGACGAATAACGGTACGCAACCGGTAACTATTGGTGAATTCACGACAGCCGGTATCCGGTTCACCAATAAGTTCGGCGCAGCTAAGCTAGATCCAAACTATCCAGCCGAGCTCGTCGCTCAGGCCGGTTTAACGATGGACAACGAAGCTGCAATCCAACCTGGCCAAACCGTGGACGTCAAGGTCGAGTCAAAGGACGTCCTGTGGGAAGTGCAGCGGTTAGTGGATATCCTCCACGACCCGGATCAGCGCTTCGCAGGATTGCTGATGTCCTGGACCGATTCTGGTGATCGGCTCATCAACCCGATCTGGGCTCCTGTTCTCCCGGTCTTTACCAGACTGGGAACCTAG